In the Archocentrus centrarchus isolate MPI-CPG fArcCen1 chromosome 11, fArcCen1, whole genome shotgun sequence genome, GTTATGCTGACGAATTGTTTTGTAGTGTATCTTTTTATCTAGTGTatctttttatttcaaaaataaacaaacaaaacttaatgttttgtttatttttgtcttaatGTCTAGACCCATTTACTCTTcgtaaacaatgatgacgtaggTAGCGATGCGCGCGCATTCTGAAAATGGAAGTATGGCGGAATGCAATGGCTTGTCAAGCTACGCTAAGGGATTATCCGCGAAAGATCGAGAAAACTACCTCCGCAAGTTAACTTTGACCACCGGCAACTGGCTAACAGATCCCTGCAGTATTAACACAGGGTGGGTGGACGACGTTAGTAACTGCGGTCAAGTGAGCCCTCATTTTCGAAGACGCACTCAAGCTAGCCGCACGTAGAATTACATTGCGCTTTTATACCGCATATTACTACGGTGGCCGGGAGGTGCaaaccaaaattacaaaatctgaaacacttttacaagtggcaaaacaaatttacattttagaaacaaaatcacattttagaaaacaaattaacaatacgagaaacacttttacaagttcagaagaaattaacatttcagaaaacaaattaacatttcagaaaacaaattaacatcactcgaaacacttttacaagtggcaaaaTCAACCGGAAAGGGTAGGTACTAATTCCAAGGCTGACCCGGAAGTGATAACGGAAGCGGGCATTTCAACCCAAGATGGACAGCAGTTCAGTGGCGTTTTGCCCGTTTTGCGGGGCACATATGAGTAGATTAAcgcggttttgtttttcttgtggacGGTCCTTAGAGTTTTTAAATGGGACAGAACAGACGGAAGGTCCAGAGGCACAGGGGATATGTCAACAGCCGGATAATGCTAAACAAAGTAAGTGCAGCATAGCGCTCGCTATCTGAAGTAGCCAATACGAATGAAAGCTATTAGTGTCATTGGTtagctcattttgttttttgagacaGAGCTTTGTTAATTTCAGCAGAAAAACCTTGCTCGTCATATAAACAGTTCCTGGAATACCGAAGCTCGAAGTCCAAAGAGCGTCAGTCTTTTAACTACGGGCCTAGAGGAAGACACCGGgctaaagaacaaaaacacgtCCAGGTAAGTTGTATAGTACTGATCGTGTAATCAGTACTGGACTGTCTGATTCGGCTCACTGTGAAACTGTGGTGGCACAAATTAGCTATTGAAGCtattagaaactgctgataaaTTTATGCACTTTCCTCACAGGTTTTTGAACTCCCAAAGATAAGTCTGAAAATGAAAGGTAAGTAGATTTTTGCATCTAGCCTTTTTCACAGAGAGAGAACCTTTCTAATGATTTATCAGCCAAGAGGAATCTGTCATGTACTTGTTTACATTCTTATATGACTATTGTggtaatcattttattattttcattgtgtttaagAGATGCACTGGGACATCAAGCTACAATTCAGCCAGGACAGGTAATGTCATTTTCAGACGTTCATCATATTCTGAAAACTGTGACATGCTGGTCAGATTTACCGATGATGCAGGTGTTTATGAGGAAGGGATTGACACAGGTGGTCCAAGATGAGAATTTTTTAACTCTGCTAATGAAGCACCTGAAAGACCGGCCAATTTTTGATGGACCAGAGGGACATCGGTTCTTGGTCTATAATGCAAATGGTATGCATAGGGTTAGATATGTGCTATACTAATGGATGGTTATTAGTAAACAGATATGTGACacagaatatgtttttttttttttttttttttcccccaatttattaaagtaaataatgtatgttttcattttacaatATGAATTCATTCACAGCTGTTAGGGAGGATGAATACTTCCTGGCAGGACAGATGATTGCAGTTTCAGTTGTACATGGAGGTCCGGgaccccatttcctgtcagaaGATCTTGTACAGTATCTTGCTGGCCAGCCTTCATTCAAACCAACAGTTAATTTAATAACTGATGAAGAAATAGGGAAAGCTTTGCGAGAGGTGGGGATAACATAAATCCAGTGTGGTAGGACAGAGTTTAACATAGTTCCTGCACTGTTCAATGATGATGTTTAGTTCCCACACATATACATTTGCAGAATTATGAATTTATGGTATTGTAGGGTTACAGCATGCTATATATGtcactaaataaaaatggtcaAGATTAACACAtagttatttaatgtgttgggtatgtctctttgtctttcagattGAGAATGCTGCTACATTGGATGCTCTACAAGAATGTATCATGAGACACAGCACAATGTTGCAGACAGCAGGCTGTCTTAGACATGTGGCTGCTGTGGACGAAAAGACAGAAATTGTGGCCACCTACCTCCAGTGGTATATTTTTGACCGCAACTCATCTGTAATTGACAGgtaagatatttttaatgatgtaattttctttttttttttaatgtaggaaTGTTTAGTTTGTAATGCTCCATGGCACGTGTATCTGTTATCAGTCACTGTGACAAACAATTTTGCCTTAGTGTGCAAcatctacatatctgtgtaACAGTGTGTTCACTTTGTAGATTCAAAGATGGTCTTTCAGCTCTTAAGTTCCTGACTGCACTACAGCAACACCCTACTTTGCTGACCCCTGTCCTGTGCCACTGTGAAAAGCGACTGACTGCCTTTGAGCTTGAGAGACTCTTCAAACCTCAACTCAGCCCTTCAGGGAGTAATAGGAGACTGAAAGAAAGCCAAACCTTGGCCTGCTGGGCAGACTATCTCCTTGATTGTGAAGGTTTGTAAGGTTTTATTTGTACCTACTTGGAAAACCACGTTAGCCTGGTATAtttgaacatttatttctttgcagAAGGCGAGGCTGCTGTGTCTGTGGAAGACATTTTGATGTTTGCAACTGGGCTGACATCACTTCCCCCATCTGGCTTGGAACCACTGCCACAAATAGAGTTCCTGGATGACGTTCCACTCCCAATGGCAAATACATGTTCAAACTTGTTGAAATTACCATTTCTGGATTCATATAGTGTGTTTAAGTCACAAATGGACTTTGGAATTCAAAATAGTCCAGGATTTGGTTGTCTATAAACTATATAGCTAGATAACCATTAGAGTAGTGTTTTTCAAACCTGGTCATCCAGGCACAATGCCCTGCACGTTTTAGATCAGAGATCCTAATCCTGAATAACTGattaacaggcttttttttttttttaaactgcaatcATCTGAATCAGGTATGTTAAAGCAGGAAAACTTggactcaaaatgttttttgttctttgttggtATTATGTGCATTTAAAGGTGCAGTTACTTttgttaaaatactttaaaattgcGGTAAgcaagcatgtcttttttttttcccctcagacaGCATTTGGACaattgtttttcattcatttatttccaaATTTTAAATACTGAAACTGTGGGTGACAAGTTGTGTACATGTTCCACCATCATTACAATAAACTTCCCTTCAATTCATAGCTGAGCAATTTCTTTTAGTTTCAGATATAGTTCAGTTGAAGACTGCCACTGTTCTGGCTTCTGTAAATGATTGTGCTCCACTGCAAAGTCCAAGTATTCTTGCATGTTTGGGTCCCCACATGGAGCTCTTGTCAGATGAACGTCAGGAAAGGCATCCAGTTCAGTCATTTCGATTTTAAATCCACAGTCTCTGGAGCCAAACCTATATTACAGAGAAGAtatgattacatttaaatttatgataaaatggaaaataccaTCTATCACCAAAGTATTACCTGTGTGGTAAGTAGTAGAGCTCATTTGGCACTCCTCCTGGACATGATGCTGTTCTGGAGGGGCGGATCCTGTGACTGTTCCACAGTCTCATACACTCATCCAAGTCCCTCTGAATAACATCACCAAAGCAATATCTCAGCAGACACTGATGCTCGTGACTCCCATTTAAGTATCCAGCTTCTCTAAGGTCTGCAAATAGCTCCATCCAGAACTGACacctataaaaaaaatcagtaatatAGTGTTATAATTTTCATATCCATGTTTAAACGATGGtcactcaaaatgaatttaaagtatGAATACCACTTACCTTCCCTTTCTGAATATGGACCACCAGGACTCAATCCTCTGGTTGGTTGTGGATGAGCCATACATGTGGCTGGACGCTCCAGAGTAGTAGTCATTGTGGTGGTGGCGTAGCGTGCACTGAATTGCGGCCATGGTCCCGTTCTCCGTGCCGCAATCGGTTCTCAGTCTCATGGGGATGACACCGAGGTTTCGCACACATGACAGGAAATAGTGAGCGATCACAGATGGGTCATTATTTGTTGCGCCACATATAAGCCACAGTACTTTACGGGAAAATCCATCGATGCACCCTGAAAGTGCCAGACCGAATGGCTTGAGTTTATCATAACCATCCACGTGCCACATATAGTTCGGTCCCATGGAGTGGTAGGTTCTTCTTATAAACCTTCTGCGTGCTCTCCTCTCGCACCCTTGAGGATTAAGCTCCCGGAGCAAATTCATTACATGATCCCTCCTCACTCGCAGATTGTACTTTTGTCTGAGTACCTGCCACATCATGCGGTAGCCAAACAGCTGTCCAGGTCCACGAAGTTCCACTCGTATTGCTCTAGTTATGACGTCGGTAGAGGACAAATCCTTTCTGCGATATAACCCGGCATCATTCAGTTTGCTTTTCAGCGACCTTAAGCTGATGTGTACACCGTGTAAACATGCCATCATGTCTACGATTACAGCGTATGAGTGACCCTCATTAAAATATCGTATGCACTGCTGCAGCATATCTGGTCGTTCTGTCTGTTCTGTGCCGTTTAAAAACTCTAAGGACCgtccacaagaaaaacaaaaccgcgTTAATCTACTCATATGTGCCCCGCAAAACGGGCAAAACGCCACTCGACTGCTGTCCATCTTGGGTTGAAATGCCCGCTTCCGTTATCACTTCCGGGTCAGCCTTGGAGTTAGTACCTACCCTTTCCGGTTGAttttgccacttgtaaaagtgtttcgagtgatgttaatttgttttctgaaatgttaatttgttttctgaaatgttaatttacATCAGTGCACTTTGCTGTAAATGCCCAAGCTgtgcttttattctttattttgtcTGGAGGCCAGCTCTTATTGTGAAGGTCAGCATTTGGAGATAAGTATGACTTTCCGGAGTGAAAAACGGGGCTGTGAAAGCTGATGCTCATATTCACAATGtgaattcttaaaaaaaatacaaatggagAAATAATAAGTGCCTTATGACGTCTTTAGACCGAATGAAGCCTTTGAGTCAATCCAAGAAGACATACTTGCTTTTCTGCTGTCCAGATTTATGTTTTGGTAGAGTTAATAATTTTATATCAGTTATGCAGCAAACTTTAAAATCCTGTGGATAAAAGTTCTTGACACTGGAATCAGCAGTTGGTTAAAACCAAGCACCACGAGGTCCATTTGCAGCTGTCTGACTGGACCTTTCAGTTCTGTCACATGATCGCTATCGGCAGAGAACATTTGacgagttttgtatttttctttttgtccttaGCATTATTCAGTATGAGGGTTTAAACTTGAGAAGAGAGTCATTAAAATCCTCAGAAAACAACTCCATGCTAACTGAATAATCTGCTGAGGGAGACCATGTGATATAGTCCAAAGCTCCAGGGGGTTCCTAAATGGATCTTGTGGGGAATATGTTATTCCTGAGATGTATATTAGAATTTTCCTGCAGATGAAATTTGCTTtaatggcaaaaaaataaaaaaaaataaatctcaaaCCCTCACAAGTGAAACTGGTTATAAATCAATAAAGAAGTGAAACAGagcctctgagtcctgctgtGTTACAGTGTGCTAGGACAGGGCAGGTCCTTCACCTACAAGAAACCTCACTGAAGATGAAATCTATATTGAGTCTCATACATTATTTAGTTTGTTGTGATCTTGTCATCCTATTGTGTGCatgttgcatttgtgtgttgtaTTTGCAATTGCCTTCTCTGGATGAAATATATGTGTTGGGCATACTCTCCTCACAGAACATGAAACTCACACAGACTGAAAGTTTTAGAAATATCTAGAAAAAAATGTCCAGTTCACCCACAGTTTGATGCACTAAAGATTTATTTCAGTCCTTCATCTGAGACTATCAAGTCTCAGATGGTAATACATAGCAGTACAGACTTTAACAGTGTGCTGCTGACTCGTCCTGCTCGTCTGCCAGGACATTACGTGGCACGATGTAATCGGCCAAATTGGAAAGCCCGGATACCACACAACAACTCAATCCACGGCGGGGAATGCTCAATGGACAGGCTGCGGACCACACTCCGGTTAAAACATCATAGTACTCAACACATGAAATGTCGAGTAAGTTGCAGCCCCCGGCAACAAAGATGCGGTTGTTGATTACTTCAATGCCAAAGTTGCTGCGGGGGGTCGACATAGGTTTCACTTCGTTCCACACGTCGGTGTCTGTGTTGTAAACCTCAGCGGTGCAAAGATCATTGGTTCCATCAGAGCCACCGACCTAAAAGTAAATTGATGggtaaaatgattaaatgcaattgAAAGCAGTTTCACAGCACCCTTGTAAGACAGGGCACCTGCTCACAATacttcagctgcttttcacATGTACTCCAGACAGTGACAGGAGAATTAAGTTGCAGCATTGCCCAAAGTTGCCGTTTACATGTAGCAGACACCAGGAGATGGATTCCCTTAGGTGTGGTCTCACTACTGGAAATAGATTGGTTTAGGGTGCTGCCTGGATAGAGTTAAGCAGTTACCTGTGCTATACATACCAACTACAGGAGAGTAAGCTATTAAAGCAGTGACACCTATTGCAGCGTGTTATTAAGAACAAAGACGAATAAACCTGAAGAAAAAGTATTTATACTTTTACTTTTCCGTGTCAGCAGTGTTTCATGTACTTACAGCAAAGACTTGACCGGCATATGCAATCACTCCTAATCCACTGCGGGGCTTTTTCATTGACTGGATCATCGTCCACTGGTTGGTCTCAGCGTTGTAAAATTCAGCCGTGGCCAGGGGCCCGTGTCTATTGCACCCGCCGCAAATGtaaatctgaaaagaaaaaaaaaaaaaggggggggggggggggggggttgttgttATTTGAAAGGCCAATAACAAActgatttcatatttttatacccaaatttctGGACTCCTGTGAGAAGTGTGAAATTAATTAAGCATAACATTAAACCACAAAAGCTGGGTTCAGGAAGTCAAGCAGATAACTGTAATTtagcatcttaatcaaaaaataataattatgtgctttactgtctgtctttcttgtgtaaaacagtaaatttgaaaattaatgaataacaataattatagtttagttttaaaaatatcattttgaatAAAGAGTTTGTGGATTGACTATTACAGAAACAGCAAAACATGATTTTGGTATTAcagtactgttaatttaggacACCTGACATAAACTTTACATCAGGTGGTGGGCTAATAAATTTACTGCTGTTATCTCACTCTTGAATTCATGTACAGAAATGCAAAAGATGAGTTTGAGGTCAGTTAGATACAACTGATGATTGCCATATGCTTGCTGACAGATTT is a window encoding:
- the LOC115787648 gene encoding uncharacterized protein LOC115787648, whose translation is MDSSRVAFCPFCGAHMSRLTRFCFSCGRSLEFLNGTEQTERPDMLQQCIRYFNEGHSYAVIVDMMACLHGVHISLRSLKSKLNDAGLYRRKDLSSTDVITRAIRVELRGPGQLFGYRMMWQVLRQKYNLRVRRDHVMNLLRELNPQGCERRARRRFIRRTYHSMGPNYMWHVDGYDKLKPFGLALSGCIDGFSRKVLWLICGATNNDPSVIAHYFLSCVRNLGVIPMRLRTDCGTENGTMAAIQCTLRHHHNDYYSGASSHMYGSSTTNQRIESWWSIFRKGRCQFWMELFADLREAGYLNGSHEHQCLLRYCFGDVIQRDLDECMRLWNSHRIRPSRTASCPGGVPNELYYLPHRFGSRDCGFKIEMTELDAFPDVHLTRAPCGDPNMQEYLDFAVEHNHLQKPEQWQSSTELYLKLKEIAQL
- the LOC115788239 gene encoding LOW QUALITY PROTEIN: G2/M phase-specific E3 ubiquitin-protein ligase-like (The sequence of the model RefSeq protein was modified relative to this genomic sequence to represent the inferred CDS: deleted 1 base in 1 codon; substituted 1 base at 1 genomic stop codon), producing MAECNGLSSYAKGLSAKDRENYLRKLTLTTGNWLTDPCSINTGWVDDVSNCGQFLEYRSSKSKERQSFNYGPRGRHRAKEQKHVQRCTGTSSYNSARTGNVIFRRSSYSENCDMLVRFTDDAGVYEEGIDTGGPRXEFLTLLMKHLKDRPIFDGPEGHRFLVYNANAVREDEYFLAGQMIAVSVVHGGPGPHFLSEDLVQYLAGQPSFKPTVNLITDEEIGKALREIENAATLDALQECIMRHSTMLQTAGCLRHVAAVDEKTEIVATYLQWYIFDRNSSVIDRFKDGLSALKFLTALQQHPTLLTPVLCHCEKRLTAFELERLFKPQLSPSGSNRRLKESQTLACWADYLLDCEGL